A section of the Methanocaldococcus sp. FS406-22 genome encodes:
- a CDS encoding UPF0254 family protein, whose amino-acid sequence MITVATAECFTHANIGLTIHKAAAGYENFEFKYLFSDENLKLVKNVKVLTAMFVPSIIAAEKLLDIKLPEPDYAYRYAKAYSEEKDLEVAKLMAEALKKKLNVNIAIGSTAGVGRGAICIITDNNCHLFTSDVYANLITFENVKERQKNGIEKGIKKFLEILKKEYF is encoded by the coding sequence ATGATAACTGTAGCAACAGCTGAATGCTTTACACATGCGAATATCGGCTTAACTATACACAAAGCCGCCGCTGGTTATGAAAACTTTGAGTTCAAATATCTATTTAGTGATGAGAATTTAAAATTGGTTAAGAATGTTAAAGTCTTAACTGCTATGTTTGTTCCTTCTATTATTGCCGCTGAAAAACTCTTAGATATAAAACTCCCAGAGCCGGATTATGCCTATAGATATGCAAAGGCTTACAGTGAAGAGAAAGATTTAGAGGTTGCTAAGTTAATGGCTGAAGCTTTAAAGAAAAAGCTCAACGTTAATATAGCTATCGGCTCTACTGCTGGAGTTGGAAGAGGGGCTATTTGTATAATAACCGATAACAACTGCCATTTATTCACTTCAGATGTATATGCCAACCTAATTACTTTTGAAAATGTCAAAGAAAGACAGAAAAATGGCATTGAGAAGGGAATAAAAAAGTTTTTGGAGATTTTAAAAAAAGAGTATTTTTAA
- a CDS encoding class I SAM-dependent methyltransferase, with amino-acid sequence MGIKEYYDKLAKNYDKLYKNKYMRVVEREIIKKEIKDDDFVLDIGCGTGEQLKLLNKAVGLDISIEMAKMAKHKTNKPVVVANAEFLPFKNKSFDKAISFFGALNHCNLKRALREVNRVLKDDGVFIFTIANIYDIKWILKNILRGDFKKVKNALKKRKGTITKIIDGEKIKVKTRFYSIGEVENALRKEGFEVIYTFGANITNSPLDKFIYRSFLKHFASYIGFVAKKIKKR; translated from the coding sequence ATGGGCATTAAAGAGTATTATGACAAATTAGCTAAGAACTATGATAAATTATATAAAAACAAGTATATGAGAGTTGTGGAAAGAGAGATTATAAAGAAGGAGATTAAAGATGATGATTTTGTCTTAGATATTGGTTGTGGGACTGGAGAGCAGTTAAAGCTATTAAATAAAGCAGTTGGTTTAGATATATCTATAGAAATGGCTAAGATGGCAAAACATAAGACAAACAAACCTGTTGTTGTTGCAAATGCTGAATTTCTCCCATTCAAAAATAAGAGTTTTGATAAGGCAATATCATTTTTTGGAGCTTTAAATCATTGCAACTTAAAGAGGGCTTTGAGAGAGGTTAATAGGGTTTTAAAGGATGATGGAGTTTTTATATTTACTATAGCAAACATCTACGACATAAAATGGATTTTAAAAAACATCTTAAGAGGAGATTTTAAGAAGGTAAAAAATGCCCTAAAGAAAAGAAAAGGAACAATAACAAAAATTATTGACGGAGAGAAGATAAAGGTAAAAACAAGATTCTATAGCATTGGAGAGGTTGAAAATGCATTAAGAAAAGAGGGTTTTGAAGTAATTTATACGTTTGGAGCTAATATAACAAACTCTCCATTGGATAAGTTTATTTATAGAAGTTTTTTAAAACATTTTGCATCATACATTGGATTTGTTGCAAAAAAGATAAAAAAGAGATAG
- a CDS encoding geranylgeranylglyceryl/heptaprenylglyceryl phosphate synthase, whose product MEIKIGKVEKKLNSIIEEEGAVYLTLLDPEEENIEEIAENVKDYADAIMVGGSIGIVNLDEAVKKIKKLTKLPIILFPGNVDGLSRYADAVFYMSLMNSTNTYWVVTAPTLGAITILKYGLEPIPMAYLCIEPAKKTAVGYVGEIREIPQNKPKITAMYCLSAKFFGMRWAYLEAGSGAEYPINNETIALSKKLSGINIIVGGGIRKPEIAYEKVLAGADAIVTGNLLEENPKAVEMMYDAIKKAGREKLKKQ is encoded by the coding sequence ATGGAAATAAAGATTGGTAAAGTTGAAAAAAAATTAAACAGCATTATTGAGGAAGAAGGAGCTGTTTATTTAACCCTATTGGACCCAGAGGAAGAGAATATAGAAGAGATAGCTGAAAACGTTAAGGACTATGCAGATGCAATAATGGTTGGAGGAAGTATTGGGATAGTTAATTTAGATGAAGCAGTTAAAAAAATAAAAAAGCTAACTAAATTGCCAATAATTCTGTTTCCGGGAAATGTTGATGGATTATCAAGATATGCCGATGCAGTCTTTTACATGAGCTTAATGAACTCAACAAACACATATTGGGTAGTAACTGCCCCAACGTTGGGGGCTATAACAATTCTAAAGTATGGTTTAGAACCAATTCCAATGGCATATCTCTGCATAGAGCCAGCTAAAAAAACAGCCGTTGGTTATGTTGGTGAGATAAGGGAAATTCCTCAAAACAAACCAAAGATAACTGCAATGTATTGTTTATCAGCAAAGTTCTTTGGAATGAGATGGGCATACTTAGAGGCGGGAAGTGGAGCAGAGTATCCTATAAACAATGAAACAATAGCTTTATCAAAAAAACTCTCTGGGATTAATATAATTGTTGGTGGAGGGATTAGAAAGCCGGAAATTGCTTATGAGAAGGTCTTGGCTGGGGCTGATGCTATAGTTACCGGTAATTTGTTGGAAGAGAATCCTAAAGCTGTTGAGATGATGTATGACGCAATTAAAAAAGCTGGAAGAGAAAAGTTGAAGAAACAGTAA
- a CDS encoding ankyrin repeat domain-containing protein — protein MDLDAELIMACQEGDVEKVKELIKKGANVNAKNRFGGTPLQAAVVGNHIEVVKLLIENGADLNVRNRLGVCPM, from the coding sequence ATGGATTTGGATGCTGAGTTAATAATGGCATGTCAGGAGGGAGACGTTGAAAAAGTAAAAGAGCTTATAAAAAAAGGAGCAAATGTCAATGCCAAAAACAGATTTGGAGGCACTCCTTTACAAGCTGCTGTTGTAGGAAATCATATTGAAGTTGTTAAATTATTAATTGAAAATGGAGCTGATTTGAATGTAAGGAATAGATTGGGGGTCTGTCCAATGTGA
- a CDS encoding 3-dehydroquinate synthase II, which translates to MKFGWVNVIGDNWEDKKEIVKMALESSIPVVVAEPEDIEKIKELGNIKVASHSLDADIVLINKDDNIEFLKEAKNLGKETAIYIPIESKEDEEFASEVARFGFVDNIILEGRDWTIIPLENLIADLFHRDVKIIASVNSVDEAKVAYEILEKGTDGVLLNPKNLEDIKELSKLIEEMNKEKVALDVATITKVEPIGSGDRVCIDTCSLMEIGEGMLIGSYSRALFLVHSETVENPYVATRPFRVNAGPVHAYILCPGNKTKYLSELKAGDKVLIVDKDGNAREAIVGRVKIEKRPLVLIEAEYKGDIIRTILQNAETIRLVNEKGEPISVVDLKPGDKVLIKPEEYARHFGMAIKETIIEK; encoded by the coding sequence ATGAAATTCGGATGGGTTAATGTTATTGGAGATAACTGGGAAGATAAAAAGGAAATTGTAAAAATGGCTTTGGAGTCATCAATTCCCGTGGTTGTTGCTGAACCAGAGGATATTGAAAAAATTAAAGAGCTTGGAAATATCAAAGTTGCATCTCATTCCTTAGATGCTGATATCGTTTTAATAAACAAAGATGACAATATAGAGTTTTTGAAAGAGGCAAAGAACTTAGGCAAAGAGACAGCTATATACATCCCAATAGAATCAAAGGAGGATGAAGAATTTGCCTCTGAAGTTGCAAGGTTTGGTTTTGTTGATAACATCATCTTAGAGGGAAGAGACTGGACAATTATTCCGTTAGAAAATTTAATAGCTGATTTGTTCCATAGAGATGTAAAGATTATAGCGAGCGTTAATTCAGTTGATGAAGCAAAGGTTGCTTATGAAATTTTGGAGAAAGGAACTGATGGAGTCCTCTTAAATCCAAAAAACTTGGAGGATATAAAGGAGTTATCTAAATTAATTGAAGAGATGAATAAAGAGAAAGTAGCCTTAGATGTGGCGACAATAACAAAGGTTGAGCCAATAGGTAGTGGAGACAGGGTTTGTATTGACACCTGCTCACTAATGGAGATTGGAGAGGGGATGTTAATTGGCTCCTACTCAAGGGCTTTATTCTTGGTGCATTCTGAAACAGTAGAAAACCCTTATGTAGCTACAAGGCCATTCAGAGTTAATGCCGGCCCTGTTCATGCATACATTTTATGCCCAGGAAATAAAACAAAGTATCTCAGTGAATTAAAGGCAGGAGATAAAGTTTTAATTGTTGATAAGGATGGAAATGCAAGAGAAGCTATAGTTGGCAGGGTAAAGATTGAGAAAAGGCCTTTAGTGTTAATTGAAGCAGAATATAAGGGAGATATAATTAGAACCATCCTACAGAACGCTGAGACAATAAGATTAGTTAATGAAAAAGGAGAGCCAATATCTGTTGTTGATTTAAAACCTGGAGATAAGGTTTTAATAAAGCCAGAGGAATATGCGAGGCATTTTGGAATGGCAATAAAAGAGACAATTATTGAAAAATAA
- the hxlB gene encoding 6-phospho-3-hexuloisomerase, whose amino-acid sequence MSKLDELDIVFNNILILKKFYTNDEWKNKLNSLIDRIIKAKKIFVFGVGRSGYIGRCFAMRLMHLGFKSYFVGETTTPSYEKDDLLILISGSGRTESVLTVAKKAKGINNNIVAIVCECGNIIDFADLTIPLEVKKSKYLPMGTTFEETALIFLDLVIAELMKRLNLDESEIIKRHCNLL is encoded by the coding sequence GTGTCGAAATTGGACGAACTTGATATAGTATTTAACAATATATTGATATTAAAAAAGTTTTATACAAACGACGAATGGAAAAATAAGCTGAATTCTTTAATAGATAGGATTATAAAAGCTAAAAAAATCTTTGTTTTTGGAGTAGGAAGGAGTGGATATATTGGAAGATGTTTTGCTATGAGATTAATGCATCTTGGCTTTAAATCATATTTTGTTGGAGAAACTACAACTCCCTCTTATGAAAAAGATGACTTACTGATTTTAATATCAGGTAGTGGAAGAACAGAGAGCGTTTTAACAGTGGCCAAAAAGGCAAAGGGTATAAATAATAATATTGTCGCAATTGTATGTGAATGTGGGAATATTATAGATTTTGCTGATTTAACAATTCCATTGGAAGTTAAAAAATCAAAATATTTACCAATGGGAACTACTTTTGAAGAAACAGCTTTAATATTTTTAGATTTAGTTATAGCTGAGCTTATGAAAAGGTTAAATTTAGATGAGAGCGAAATAATAAAAAGACATTGTAACTTGCTTTAA
- the sucD gene encoding succinate--CoA ligase subunit alpha: MILLTEDTKAIVQGITGKQGSFHTKKMLDCGTKIVGGVTPGKGGKEVYGVPVFDTVKEAVEETDANASVIFVPAPFAKDAVFEAIDAGIELIVVITEHIPVHDTMEFVNYAEDVGVKIIGPNTPGIASPKVGKLGIIPMEVLQEGSVGMVSRSGTLTYEIAHQIKKAGFGVSTCVGIGGDPIVGLRYKEVLDLFEKDDETEAIVMIGEIGGGAEEEASKFIKKMKKPVIGYIAGQSAPEGKRMGHAGAIVEKGKGTAESKMKALEEAGAYVAKNISDIPKLLTEILKK, translated from the coding sequence ATGATTTTACTAACAGAGGATACAAAAGCAATAGTTCAAGGAATTACTGGAAAGCAGGGAAGCTTCCATACAAAGAAAATGTTAGATTGTGGAACCAAAATCGTTGGAGGAGTTACGCCAGGAAAAGGAGGAAAAGAAGTTTATGGAGTCCCCGTTTTTGATACAGTTAAAGAGGCAGTTGAAGAAACAGATGCTAATGCGTCAGTGATTTTTGTTCCAGCTCCATTTGCTAAAGATGCAGTTTTTGAGGCAATAGATGCTGGGATTGAGTTGATAGTTGTTATCACCGAACACATCCCAGTTCATGATACCATGGAATTTGTAAATTATGCTGAGGATGTTGGAGTTAAGATTATCGGGCCTAATACACCAGGTATTGCCTCACCAAAAGTTGGTAAATTGGGGATTATACCAATGGAGGTCTTACAAGAAGGAAGTGTAGGAATGGTTTCAAGAAGTGGAACACTAACTTATGAGATAGCTCATCAAATAAAAAAGGCTGGTTTTGGAGTTTCAACTTGCGTAGGGATTGGAGGAGACCCAATAGTTGGATTAAGATATAAAGAGGTTTTAGATTTATTTGAAAAGGATGATGAAACAGAGGCTATAGTTATGATTGGAGAGATTGGTGGAGGGGCAGAGGAAGAGGCATCTAAGTTTATAAAAAAGATGAAAAAGCCAGTTATTGGTTATATTGCTGGGCAGTCAGCTCCAGAAGGAAAAAGAATGGGGCATGCTGGTGCTATAGTTGAAAAAGGAAAAGGAACTGCTGAAAGTAAGATGAAGGCTTTAGAAGAAGCAGGAGCTTATGTAGCAAAAAATATATCTGATATCCCAAAGTTACTGACAGAGATTTTGAAGAAGTAA
- a CDS encoding DUF4352 domain-containing protein — MKSLIILGISLIILLLVGANISNFLYKSFYGKDIKNISIYVDEDSIKEINLKIGESTESSNIRILVERIYKTQKVKGVMGFRKIKDNETFIIVKVRVDNLRENSSYYISNMDFFLIDENGKKYDCEMNVLDVKDALTITTIPPHRYVEGYIIYKVPKNIKTVKIIYNFRNVQNIFDSHTAIWEINMSDIPYIEEFP; from the coding sequence TTGAAGTCTTTAATAATATTGGGGATATCACTAATTATATTATTACTTGTGGGGGCTAATATATCAAATTTTTTATATAAGTCCTTCTATGGAAAAGATATAAAAAACATATCAATCTATGTGGATGAAGACTCTATAAAAGAAATAAATCTAAAAATTGGTGAGTCTACTGAATCTTCTAATATTAGAATTCTAGTTGAGAGAATATACAAAACCCAGAAGGTTAAGGGAGTTATGGGTTTTAGAAAAATAAAAGATAACGAAACTTTTATTATAGTAAAAGTTAGAGTAGATAACCTAAGAGAAAATTCATCTTACTACATTTCAAATATGGACTTCTTTCTTATTGATGAAAATGGCAAAAAATATGACTGTGAAATGAATGTGCTTGATGTTAAGGATGCACTTACAATTACCACAATTCCTCCACATAGATATGTAGAGGGTTATATAATCTATAAAGTTCCAAAGAATATAAAAACAGTGAAAATAATCTATAACTTTAGAAATGTTCAAAATATTTTTGATTCCCACACAGCAATTTGGGAAATAAACATGTCTGATATTCCATATATTGAGGAATTTCCATAA
- a CDS encoding MJ1244 family protein, with product MTKRVLFKLFVEEKNVGKAINIMTLAGITGFFLHKYRGLSPDKFKNLSKEELEDIEKVYEIIEKGSDRAVVIGTVVKEEKAKKIEELLKEKMNNERWTVMKVPILKVKVHRV from the coding sequence ATGACAAAGAGAGTTTTGTTTAAATTGTTTGTTGAAGAGAAAAATGTGGGCAAAGCAATAAATATCATGACCTTAGCAGGAATTACAGGATTTTTCTTACATAAATATAGAGGATTGTCCCCAGATAAATTTAAAAATTTAAGTAAAGAGGAGTTGGAGGATATTGAGAAAGTTTATGAGATTATAGAGAAAGGGTCAGATAGGGCTGTCGTTATTGGGACTGTGGTTAAAGAGGAAAAAGCTAAAAAAATAGAAGAACTATTAAAAGAAAAAATGAACAATGAGAGATGGACAGTAATGAAGGTTCCAATATTAAAAGTTAAAGTCCATAGGGTTTAA
- a CDS encoding MJ1244 family protein, whose amino-acid sequence MKILLYLFVESENVGKAINALSEGGITGFFLYDYKGMSPQDWQGFLLDEDPEMAIKAVSDLAQNAVLIGTVVSENKLMEIEKLIDEKLADCKYTIIEIPIEGIIVNMP is encoded by the coding sequence ATGAAAATTCTGTTGTATTTATTCGTTGAAAGTGAAAATGTTGGAAAGGCAATAAATGCTCTATCAGAAGGAGGAATTACTGGATTTTTCTTATACGATTATAAGGGGATGTCCCCACAAGATTGGCAGGGATTTTTGTTGGATGAAGACCCAGAAATGGCTATAAAAGCGGTTAGCGATTTAGCACAAAATGCTGTGTTGATTGGAACAGTTGTCAGTGAAAATAAACTCATGGAAATTGAAAAGCTAATCGATGAAAAATTAGCTGATTGTAAATATACAATAATTGAGATTCCAATTGAAGGGATAATTGTAAATATGCCTTAA
- a CDS encoding DUF134 domain-containing protein encodes MSRRGRPKIPRFISEEPKFRIFKPHGTSLTEVDKVILRVDELEAIRLVDYLDYTQEEASKLMGISRRVLWSLLTEGRKKIADALINGKAIVIEGGEYKIRECGFCMRHRFGIKKHCRTWREEL; translated from the coding sequence ATGAGTAGAAGAGGAAGACCAAAGATTCCAAGGTTTATATCTGAAGAACCAAAATTTAGAATATTTAAACCACATGGAACTTCTCTTACAGAGGTGGATAAAGTTATATTAAGGGTGGATGAGTTAGAGGCAATTAGATTGGTTGATTATCTCGACTACACTCAAGAAGAGGCATCTAAGCTGATGGGTATTTCAAGGAGAGTGTTGTGGAGCTTATTGACAGAGGGCAGGAAAAAGATTGCAGATGCATTAATAAATGGAAAAGCCATTGTAATTGAAGGAGGAGAATATAAGATTAGAGAATGTGGTTTCTGTATGAGGCATAGATTTGGTATAAAAAAGCACTGTAGAACTTGGAGGGAGGAGCTATGA
- the atwA gene encoding methyl coenzyme M reductase system, component A2, with translation MILLEVKNVTKKFGDKVVLKNISFTLEEGESLGILGKSGAGKSVLLHMLRGMDGYEPTEGQIIYHVSYCEKCGYVDVPSKAGSPCKKCGNELKKIEVDFWNDKKYTYNLKRKIAIMLQRTFALYGEKTVLENILEALHQAGYEGKEAIDLAVKLIKMVKLEHRITHIARDLSGGEKQRVVLARQIAKEPFIFLADEPTGTLDPQTAKLVHSALKDLVIKNKISLILTSHWPEVIAELTEKAIWLDKGEIIMEGTSEEVVNKFMETVKEFKKPEIGVEIKEDIIKLENISKHYCSVERGVVKAVDGVTLNIREMEIFGLVGTSGAGKTTLAKIIAGVLPPSKGKYWFRVGDEWVDMTKPGPMGRGRAKRYIGILFQEYALYPHRTILQNLTEAIGLELPDEFARMKAVYTLVSVGFSEEEAEEILDKYPHELSVGERHRCALAQVLIKEPRVVILDEPTGTMDPITRNTVAESIHKSRAELEQTYIIVSHDMDFVLNVCDRAGLMRNGKLIKVGKPEEIVALLTEEEKQEMFGQK, from the coding sequence ATGATACTATTGGAAGTTAAAAATGTCACAAAAAAATTTGGAGATAAGGTAGTTTTAAAAAACATATCATTTACATTAGAGGAAGGAGAGTCATTAGGGATTTTGGGAAAGAGTGGAGCTGGAAAATCAGTTCTGTTGCATATGTTAAGGGGAATGGATGGTTATGAGCCAACTGAGGGACAAATAATTTATCACGTCTCTTACTGTGAAAAATGTGGCTATGTTGATGTCCCTTCAAAAGCTGGAAGCCCATGTAAAAAATGTGGAAATGAGCTAAAAAAAATAGAAGTGGATTTTTGGAATGACAAAAAATACACCTACAATTTAAAAAGAAAAATTGCTATAATGCTTCAGAGAACTTTCGCTTTATATGGGGAAAAAACTGTTCTTGAAAATATCTTAGAGGCTTTACATCAAGCAGGTTATGAAGGAAAAGAGGCAATTGATTTGGCAGTAAAGTTAATTAAAATGGTTAAGTTAGAGCATAGAATAACACACATTGCGAGAGATTTAAGTGGAGGGGAAAAGCAGAGAGTTGTTTTAGCAAGACAAATAGCTAAAGAGCCGTTTATATTTTTAGCTGATGAACCAACTGGGACTTTAGACCCTCAAACTGCTAAATTGGTTCATTCTGCCTTAAAAGACCTTGTTATTAAGAATAAGATAAGCTTAATTTTAACATCTCACTGGCCAGAGGTTATTGCTGAGCTAACGGAGAAAGCAATCTGGTTAGATAAGGGAGAAATTATAATGGAAGGAACTTCAGAGGAAGTTGTTAATAAATTCATGGAAACAGTTAAAGAGTTTAAGAAACCAGAAATAGGTGTAGAGATTAAAGAAGATATTATAAAGTTAGAAAATATCTCAAAACACTACTGTTCTGTTGAAAGAGGAGTTGTCAAAGCAGTTGATGGTGTAACCTTAAATATTAGAGAGATGGAAATCTTCGGTTTAGTAGGAACAAGTGGTGCTGGAAAAACAACATTAGCAAAGATTATCGCTGGAGTTCTTCCTCCATCAAAAGGTAAGTATTGGTTTAGAGTTGGAGATGAATGGGTTGATATGACCAAACCCGGCCCTATGGGAAGAGGAAGGGCTAAGAGATATATTGGTATATTATTCCAAGAATATGCCCTCTATCCACACAGAACTATACTGCAAAACTTAACAGAGGCTATAGGTTTAGAGCTTCCAGATGAATTTGCAAGGATGAAGGCGGTTTATACATTAGTGTCAGTAGGATTTAGTGAAGAAGAGGCAGAGGAAATTTTAGATAAGTATCCTCATGAATTGAGTGTTGGAGAAAGGCATAGATGTGCTTTAGCACAAGTTTTAATAAAAGAGCCAAGGGTTGTTATCTTAGATGAACCAACAGGAACAATGGACCCAATAACAAGAAATACCGTTGCTGAATCAATCCATAAATCAAGGGCTGAGCTGGAGCAAACATATATTATTGTTTCACACGACATGGACTTTGTTTTGAATGTCTGTGATAGAGCTGGATTGATGAGAAATGGTAAGTTAATTAAAGTTGGTAAGCCAGAGGAGATAGTTGCTTTATTAACTGAGGAGGAGAAGCAGGAGATGTTTGGGCAGAAGTGA
- a CDS encoding ATP-binding protein, with protein MKFFDREKEIHKILSIIEGEPNLIYFIYGSINSGKTALINEIINNRLNRDKYVVFYINLRGIFISKYDDFIEVLFEEYEDDKKPIEIIKSLIKDVPSLCGIPTPKNTLEEILKKKTTKNVFKYITKVLMDIKKEEKQPILIIDELQKIGDLKINGFLIYELFNYFVDLTKELHLCHVFCLSSDSLFIEKVYNEAMLENRASYILVDDFDKEHALKFMDFLAEEILNRRLSDDEKELIYSYVGGKPILIETVINSLRYESLDEILDFMLKDATQKLKYFLEDVKEEDEELYKKVVDALKIFKENYEVEDITINKKIRELLIKRNILFLNPIEGTLKPQSFLVWNAIKRLL; from the coding sequence ATGAAGTTTTTTGATAGGGAGAAGGAGATTCATAAGATTTTGTCTATTATTGAGGGAGAGCCAAATTTGATTTATTTTATCTATGGCTCTATAAATAGTGGTAAAACTGCCTTAATAAATGAGATTATTAATAATAGGTTAAATAGGGATAAGTATGTTGTGTTTTATATAAATCTTAGAGGAATTTTTATTTCTAAATATGATGATTTTATTGAGGTCTTGTTTGAGGAGTATGAGGATGATAAAAAGCCTATTGAAATTATAAAGAGTTTAATAAAAGATGTTCCTTCTCTATGTGGCATTCCAACACCAAAAAATACATTAGAGGAAATTCTAAAAAAGAAGACTACTAAAAATGTCTTTAAGTATATAACTAAAGTATTAATGGATATTAAAAAAGAAGAAAAACAACCAATTTTAATTATAGATGAACTGCAAAAGATTGGAGATTTAAAAATAAATGGATTCTTAATCTATGAGTTGTTTAATTATTTTGTCGATTTAACTAAAGAGTTACACTTATGTCATGTCTTCTGCCTATCATCAGATAGTTTATTCATAGAGAAGGTTTATAATGAAGCAATGTTGGAGAATAGAGCAAGTTATATCTTGGTGGATGATTTTGATAAAGAACATGCTTTAAAGTTTATGGATTTTTTAGCTGAAGAAATTTTAAATAGAAGACTCTCTGATGATGAGAAGGAACTTATTTATAGCTATGTTGGAGGGAAGCCAATATTAATAGAAACAGTTATTAACAGCTTAAGATATGAAAGCTTAGATGAGATTTTAGATTTTATGCTTAAGGATGCCACTCAAAAACTAAAATACTTCTTAGAGGATGTTAAGGAGGAAGATGAAGAGCTTTATAAAAAAGTTGTTGATGCATTAAAAATATTTAAGGAAAATTATGAGGTTGAAGATATAACAATAAATAAAAAGATTAGGGAGCTTTTAATTAAAAGAAATATCTTATTTTTAAATCCTATTGAAGGAACTTTAAAGCCTCAGAGTTTTTTAGTCTGGAATGCTATAAAAAGATTGTTATAA